From a region of the Actinomycetota bacterium genome:
- a CDS encoding IS630 family transposase, protein KLQRSAHRSVKELATDILGWIQVWNDDPKPFVWTKTSEEILGSIGRYCGDILQATGTEQ, encoded by the coding sequence AGAAGCTGCAACGCTCCGCGCACCGCTCGGTGAAAGAGCTCGCCACCGACATCCTCGGCTGGATCCAGGTCTGGAACGACGACCCCAAACCGTTCGTGTGGACCAAGACCAGCGAAGAGATCCTGGGGTCGATCGGCCGCTACTGCGGCGACATACTCCAAGCAACCGGCACCGAACAATAA